A single Vulpes vulpes isolate BD-2025 chromosome 16, VulVul3, whole genome shotgun sequence DNA region contains:
- the PMM1 gene encoding phosphomannomutase 1 — translation MAVAAEGARRKERVLCLFDVDGTLTPARQKIDPEVAAFLQKLRSRVQIGVVGGSDYSKIAEQLGEGDEVIEKFDYVFAENGTVQYKHGRLLSKQTIQNHLGEELLQDLINFCLRYMALLRLPKKRGTFIEFRNGMLNISPIGRSCTLEERIEFSELDKKEKIREKFVEALKTEFAGKGLRFSRGGMISFDVFPEGWDKRYCLDSLDQDSFDTIHFFGNETSPGGNDFEIYADPRTVGHSVVSPQDTVQRCREIFFPETAHEA, via the exons ATGGCCGTCGCCGCTGAGGGCGCCCGCAGGAAGGAGCGCGTCCTCTGCCTGTTTGACGTGGACGGGACCCTCACGCCGGCTCGCCAG AAAATTGACCCTGAGGTGGCTGCCTTCCTGCAGAAGCTGCGAAGTAGGGTGCAGATCGGTGTGGTGGGCGGCTCCGACTACTCTAAGATTGCTGAGCAGCTGGGAGAGGGGGATGAAG TCATCGAGAAGTTTGATTATGTGTTTGCTGAGAATGGGACAGTGCAGTATAAGCATGGACGACTGCTCTCCAAGCAG ACCATCCAGAACCACTTGGGGGAGGAGCTGCTGCAGGACTTGATCAACTTCTGCCTCCGTTACATGGCTCTGCTCAGACTGCCCAAGAAGCG TGGAACCTTCATCGAGTTCCGGAATGGCATGCTGAACATCTCACCCATCGGCCGGAGCTGTACCCTGGAGGAGCGAATCGAGTTCTCCGAACTAGACAAG AAGGAGAAGATTCGCGAGAAGTTCGTGGAAGCCCTGAAAACAGAGTTTGCTGGCAAAGGGCTGAGGTTCTCTCGAG GAGGCATGATCAGCTTTGACGTCTTCCCCGAGGGCTGGGACAAGCGCTACTGTCTGGACAGCCTGGACCAGGACAGCTTCGACACCATTCACTTCTTTGGGAACGAGACCAGCCCT GGTGGGAATGACTTTGAGATCTATGCTGACCCCCGGACCGTCGGCCACAGTGTGGTGTCCCCACAGGATACAGTACAGCGATGCCGTGAAATTTTTTTCCCAGAGACAGCCCATGAGGCGTGA
- the CSDC2 gene encoding cold shock domain-containing protein C2 isoform X1 has product MRSSKTEPVAGVAAEQGQAGPCPQGRPSSSAPAPGSPPGSLAEPAMTSEPTSPPTVPPLHSPKSPVWPTFPFHREGSRVWERGGVSSRDLPSPLPTKRTRTYSATARASAGPVFKGVCKQFSRSQGHGFITPENGSEDIFVHVSDIEGEYVPVEGDEVTYKMCPIPPKNQKFQAVEVVLTQLAPHTPHETWSGQVVGS; this is encoded by the exons ACGGAGCCTGTGGCTGGTGTGGCTGCCGAGCAGGGCCAGGCCGGGCCCTGCCCGCAAGGACGCCCAAGCTCTTCGGCCCCAGCGCCCGGGAGCCCGCCAGGCTCTCTCGCTGAACCTGCCATGACTTCTGAGCCCACGTCACCCCCAACGGTgccccccctccactcccccaaATCTCCTGTCTGGCCCACCTTCCCCTTCCACCGGGAGGGCAGCAGGGTCTGGGAGCGCGGCGGCGTCTCATCCCGGGACCTGCCCAGTCCTCTGCCCACCAAGCGGACCAGGACGTATTCAGC GACAGCCCGTGCCTCGGCTGGCCCAGTGTTCAAGGGCGTCTGTAAGCAGTTCTCACGCTCCCAGGGCCACGGCTTCATCACCCCCGAAAATGGCTCCGAGGACATCTTTGTACATGTATCTGA CATCGAGGGGGAGTACGTGCCAGTGGAAGGCGACGAGGTGACCTACAAGATGTGCCCCATCCCACCCAAGAACCAGAAGTTCCAGGCCGTGGAGGTGGTGCTCACCCAGTTGGCCCCACACACTCCCCATGAGACGTGGTCCGGCCAGGTCGTGGGCTCCTAG
- the CSDC2 gene encoding cold shock domain-containing protein C2 isoform X2 — protein MTSEPTSPPTVPPLHSPKSPVWPTFPFHREGSRVWERGGVSSRDLPSPLPTKRTRTYSATARASAGPVFKGVCKQFSRSQGHGFITPENGSEDIFVHVSDIEGEYVPVEGDEVTYKMCPIPPKNQKFQAVEVVLTQLAPHTPHETWSGQVVGS, from the exons ATGACTTCTGAGCCCACGTCACCCCCAACGGTgccccccctccactcccccaaATCTCCTGTCTGGCCCACCTTCCCCTTCCACCGGGAGGGCAGCAGGGTCTGGGAGCGCGGCGGCGTCTCATCCCGGGACCTGCCCAGTCCTCTGCCCACCAAGCGGACCAGGACGTATTCAGC GACAGCCCGTGCCTCGGCTGGCCCAGTGTTCAAGGGCGTCTGTAAGCAGTTCTCACGCTCCCAGGGCCACGGCTTCATCACCCCCGAAAATGGCTCCGAGGACATCTTTGTACATGTATCTGA CATCGAGGGGGAGTACGTGCCAGTGGAAGGCGACGAGGTGACCTACAAGATGTGCCCCATCCCACCCAAGAACCAGAAGTTCCAGGCCGTGGAGGTGGTGCTCACCCAGTTGGCCCCACACACTCCCCATGAGACGTGGTCCGGCCAGGTCGTGGGCTCCTAG